A stretch of Allostreptomyces psammosilenae DNA encodes these proteins:
- a CDS encoding DegT/DnrJ/EryC1/StrS family aminotransferase, producing MTVFDHVTPPPARGARPAHPAPGGSRPAVLGGEPAFPEGLPLTVVRVPDSDAALRRIRGALDSGQLTNGPLVAELEEAVAELVGVEHVVAVASCTAGLMLTLQALGARGPVVMPSFSFSATAHAAAWVGGRPVFAEIEPASLTLDPADAAARLADAADTDGTADGSGALMATHVYGTPCRVEELEAVAGSAGVPLVYDAAHALGSRRAGRPVGGFGTAEVFSMSPTKVAVAGEGGLVTTRDAELARTLRIARNYGNPGDYDCLFPGLNARMSELHAAVGLGALPGLPERVAHRGALADAFAERVAGVPGLRLPRVAPGDVSTHKDLTLVLDADAFGLSARQLAAGLRAEGVDTRRYFHPPVHRQRAYAHLGQADGLPLTDRLADSVLTVPLWSQMHAGTVRRIADAVLRLHAHAAEVRAAGVPAAG from the coding sequence ATGACCGTCTTCGACCACGTGACACCGCCGCCGGCCCGCGGGGCGCGGCCGGCCCACCCGGCGCCGGGCGGCTCCCGGCCGGCCGTTCTCGGGGGAGAACCGGCCTTCCCGGAGGGGCTGCCGCTCACGGTGGTGCGGGTGCCCGACTCGGACGCGGCGCTGCGCCGCATCCGCGGGGCCCTGGACAGCGGGCAGCTGACCAACGGTCCGCTGGTGGCCGAGCTGGAGGAGGCGGTCGCCGAGCTGGTCGGCGTGGAACACGTGGTGGCGGTCGCCAGCTGCACCGCGGGGCTCATGCTGACCCTCCAGGCGCTCGGCGCGCGCGGGCCGGTGGTGATGCCGTCGTTCTCGTTCTCGGCGACGGCGCACGCGGCGGCGTGGGTCGGCGGGCGCCCGGTGTTCGCCGAGATCGAGCCGGCCTCGCTGACCCTGGACCCGGCCGACGCGGCGGCCCGGCTGGCCGACGCCGCCGACACAGACGGCACCGCCGACGGCTCCGGGGCGCTGATGGCCACCCACGTCTACGGCACCCCGTGCCGGGTGGAGGAGTTGGAGGCGGTGGCCGGGAGCGCCGGGGTGCCGCTGGTCTACGACGCGGCGCACGCCCTGGGCAGCCGGCGGGCCGGTCGGCCGGTCGGCGGCTTCGGCACGGCCGAGGTGTTCAGCATGAGCCCGACCAAGGTGGCGGTGGCCGGCGAGGGCGGGCTGGTGACGACCCGGGACGCCGAGCTGGCCCGCACGCTGCGGATCGCCCGCAACTACGGCAACCCCGGCGACTACGACTGCCTCTTCCCCGGGCTGAACGCCCGGATGTCCGAGCTGCACGCCGCGGTGGGCCTCGGCGCGCTGCCCGGCCTGCCGGAGCGGGTGGCCCACCGCGGCGCCCTGGCCGACGCCTTCGCCGAGCGGGTCGCCGGCGTGCCGGGGCTGCGGCTGCCCCGGGTCGCCCCGGGCGACGTCTCCACCCACAAGGACCTCACCCTGGTGCTGGACGCCGACGCGTTCGGGCTGTCCGCGCGGCAGCTCGCCGCCGGGCTGCGCGCCGAGGGCGTGGACACCCGCCGGTACTTCCACCCGCCGGTGCACCGGCAGCGCGCCTACGCGCACCTGGGCCAGGCCGACGGGTTGCCACTCACCGACCGGCTGGCCGACTCCGTGCTCACCGTGCCGCTGTGGTCGCAGATGCACGCCGGCACGGTGCGCCGGATCGCCGACGCGGTGCTGCGGCTGCACGCGCACGCCGCCGAGGTGCGCGCCGCCGGGGTCCCGGCGGCGGGCTGA
- a CDS encoding polysaccharide biosynthesis tyrosine autokinase — MEPGNYLGTLRRHWRLLVVCAALSVAAGWLLSPAGGSVVGGGGARWESTLSVVPAPGMEDTVQLSLVENTAGTDQVLRATAERVDGGPASQSRVTELAAVVSIEADLEDGVAVLTAAASSRGDAEELVSAYTEATLAEFHAEQRERRQAQLTRLQEQSEQLRARIGEVSGELVSALGEARRAQLEAELAGLEQTSQAVTAELSDTELALDDPSLSVFGGITTAPVDGNALTAPSSRPVRAALGGALGLALGVVAALMLDRLDTRVRSRAQAEAAFGLPVIGEIPVVPRRLRRSRTPVVVARPAAPAAEAYRSLRASVVLTGPPALSARPGTRAARTPSGAIVERSPGPAPVVLVMSGRSADGRTVTVANLAAALAETGRSVLVLDCDFRNPQAHQALGAAPGPGMSELLDADRTLEMDEVIRSTSVERVRLITAGAPTGYPAALLVNAGEVLARARRHADIVLVDSSPLLQANDAYDLVQHADAVLLVARSGNLSPEQAGRVRELLARTGVLVCGVALTASNGTARGGSSSAAAGATAPGGAVAGAAAPVGGEAGERRGTVPPAAGPAARGPLARGPVASAWLGTSGQPLDETPMFGSPRFETRVTPVRPRNGDGQPGGASRGRGAAEDGKRS, encoded by the coding sequence GTGGAACCTGGGAACTACCTCGGCACGCTGCGCCGCCACTGGCGGCTGCTGGTGGTGTGCGCCGCGCTGTCCGTGGCCGCGGGCTGGCTGCTCTCGCCGGCCGGCGGGTCCGTCGTCGGCGGCGGCGGGGCGCGCTGGGAGTCGACGCTGTCCGTGGTGCCCGCGCCCGGCATGGAGGACACCGTCCAGCTGAGCCTGGTGGAGAACACCGCCGGCACCGACCAGGTGCTGCGTGCCACGGCCGAGCGGGTGGACGGCGGGCCCGCGTCGCAGAGCCGGGTGACCGAGCTGGCCGCCGTGGTGAGCATCGAGGCCGACCTGGAGGACGGCGTGGCGGTGCTGACGGCGGCCGCGTCCAGCCGGGGCGACGCCGAGGAGCTGGTCTCGGCCTACACCGAGGCCACCCTGGCGGAGTTCCACGCCGAGCAGCGGGAGCGCCGACAGGCGCAGCTGACCCGGTTGCAGGAGCAGTCCGAGCAGCTGCGCGCCCGGATCGGCGAGGTCAGCGGCGAGCTGGTGTCGGCGCTCGGGGAGGCGCGGCGGGCGCAGCTGGAGGCGGAGCTGGCCGGCCTGGAGCAGACCTCGCAGGCGGTGACGGCGGAGCTGTCGGACACCGAGCTGGCCCTGGACGACCCCTCGCTGTCCGTCTTCGGCGGCATCACCACGGCCCCGGTGGACGGCAACGCGCTGACCGCGCCGAGCAGCCGGCCGGTCCGGGCGGCGCTCGGCGGGGCCCTGGGGCTGGCGCTCGGCGTGGTGGCGGCGCTGATGCTGGACCGGCTGGACACCCGGGTGCGCAGCCGGGCGCAGGCCGAGGCGGCCTTCGGGCTGCCGGTCATCGGCGAGATCCCGGTGGTGCCCCGGCGGTTGCGGCGCAGCCGCACCCCGGTGGTGGTGGCGCGTCCGGCCGCCCCGGCGGCGGAGGCGTACCGCTCGCTGCGGGCCTCCGTGGTGCTCACCGGGCCGCCGGCGCTGTCGGCGCGTCCGGGCACGCGCGCGGCGCGGACGCCGTCCGGGGCGATCGTGGAGCGTTCGCCGGGGCCGGCGCCGGTGGTGCTGGTGATGTCCGGGCGGAGCGCGGACGGCCGCACGGTGACGGTGGCCAACCTGGCGGCGGCGCTGGCCGAGACCGGCCGCTCGGTGCTGGTGCTGGACTGCGACTTCCGCAATCCGCAGGCCCACCAGGCGCTGGGCGCGGCGCCCGGCCCGGGCATGTCGGAGCTGTTGGACGCGGACCGGACGCTGGAGATGGACGAGGTGATCCGGTCCACCTCGGTGGAGCGGGTGCGGCTGATCACCGCCGGGGCGCCGACCGGCTATCCGGCGGCGCTGCTGGTGAACGCCGGTGAGGTGCTGGCGCGGGCGCGCCGGCACGCGGACATCGTGCTGGTGGACTCCTCACCGCTGCTGCAGGCGAACGACGCCTACGACCTGGTGCAGCACGCGGACGCGGTGCTGCTGGTGGCGCGCAGCGGCAATCTGTCGCCGGAGCAGGCCGGGCGGGTGCGGGAGCTGTTGGCCCGCACCGGGGTGCTGGTCTGCGGCGTGGCGCTGACCGCCAGCAACGGCACGGCGCGCGGCGGCTCCTCCTCCGCCGCCGCCGGTGCGACGGCACCGGGCGGCGCCGTCGCCGGCGCGGCGGCCCCGGTCGGCGGGGAGGCGGGCGAGCGGCGCGGCACCGTCCCGCCGGCGGCGGGGCCGGCGGCGCGCGGCCCGCTCGCGCGGGGGCCGGTGGCGAGCGCCTGGCTCGGGACCTCGGGCCAGCCGCTGGACGAGACGCCGATGTTCGGCAGCCCGCGCTTCGAGACCCGCGTCACCCCGGTGCGGCCGAGGAACGGCGACGGCCAGCCGGGTGGGGCGAGCCGTGGGCGCGGCGCGGCCGAGGACGGGAAGCGCTCGTGA
- a CDS encoding DUF6643 family protein: MTFPRAYDGGQYYGGVSPYSDTPIYDRLVAERGTPQFPPIHVGYAPPPAPYPAPAQTPNPAVAALPALPSGPSSSPSPSAYTAGAAALGPAQHPGTGQLPGQPQPYAQQYAQQAATAAPYQQAGYGAQPPRQQAPAPMRAPAAPQPGYAQRPGAAQAGGYDPNPPTTAMRPVVPTPRQPQPAPGYRDPGYPQY; encoded by the coding sequence ATGACCTTCCCCCGCGCTTATGACGGCGGTCAGTACTACGGGGGCGTCTCCCCGTACTCGGACACGCCGATCTACGACCGCCTGGTGGCCGAACGCGGCACCCCGCAGTTCCCACCGATCCACGTGGGGTACGCGCCGCCGCCGGCGCCCTATCCGGCCCCCGCCCAGACCCCGAACCCGGCCGTCGCCGCGCTGCCGGCCCTGCCGTCGGGCCCGTCGTCGAGCCCGTCGCCGTCGGCCTACACCGCCGGCGCCGCCGCGCTCGGCCCGGCCCAGCACCCCGGCACCGGGCAGCTGCCCGGCCAGCCCCAGCCGTACGCCCAGCAGTACGCCCAGCAGGCGGCCACCGCCGCGCCGTACCAGCAGGCCGGCTACGGCGCGCAGCCGCCGCGCCAGCAGGCCCCGGCCCCGATGCGGGCGCCGGCCGCCCCGCAGCCGGGCTACGCGCAGCGCCCCGGCGCGGCGCAGGCGGGCGGCTACGACCCGAACCCGCCGACCACCGCCATGCGGCCGGTGGTGCCGACGCCTCGGCAGCCGCAGCCCGCCCCGGGCTACCGGGACCCGGGCTACCCGCAGTACTGA
- a CDS encoding ABC transporter permease, with product MTQTETPPPHTRFRRRITLAGTARELWGARELVRALAERDLRARYKQAVLGVGWAVMTPLLLMTVFTLVFSRVARVDTDGVPYPLFAYLGLISWTFFMTSVNQGAMSLATNLSLLNKVYCPREVFPIATLLVAGVDMLISLGVLALLFAVLTTAPAVTSLWAPLLLLIQIAFTLGVALILSVLVVYLRDVRHLLPVVMQIGLFATPVAYRLDSVPEAWRLPYVAVNPLGGVIDGYRSAVLYGHAPDAALTTTAAAGALTVLVLGYLLFKKLETGIADVA from the coding sequence ATGACCCAGACGGAGACACCGCCGCCCCACACCCGGTTCCGCCGCCGGATCACCCTCGCCGGCACCGCGCGCGAACTGTGGGGCGCCCGGGAACTCGTCCGCGCCCTCGCCGAACGCGACCTGCGCGCCCGCTACAAGCAGGCCGTCCTCGGCGTCGGCTGGGCGGTGATGACCCCGCTGCTGCTGATGACCGTCTTCACCCTGGTCTTCAGCCGCGTCGCCCGGGTGGACACCGACGGCGTGCCCTACCCGCTCTTCGCCTACCTGGGCCTGATCAGCTGGACGTTCTTCATGACGTCGGTCAACCAGGGCGCGATGAGCCTGGCCACCAACCTCAGCCTGCTCAACAAGGTGTACTGCCCGCGCGAGGTCTTCCCCATCGCCACCCTGCTGGTCGCCGGCGTGGACATGCTCATCTCGCTCGGCGTCCTCGCCCTGCTCTTCGCCGTGCTCACCACCGCCCCCGCCGTCACCAGCCTGTGGGCCCCGCTGCTGCTGCTGATCCAGATCGCGTTCACCCTCGGGGTCGCCCTGATCCTCTCCGTCCTGGTCGTCTACCTGCGCGACGTCCGCCACCTGCTGCCGGTGGTGATGCAGATCGGCCTGTTCGCCACCCCCGTCGCCTACCGGCTGGACTCCGTCCCCGAGGCGTGGCGGCTGCCGTACGTCGCGGTCAACCCGCTCGGCGGCGTCATCGACGGCTACCGCTCCGCCGTCCTGTACGGCCACGCCCCCGACGCCGCCCTCACCACCACCGCAGCGGCCGGCGCCCTCACCGTGCTGGTCCTCGGATACCTGCTCTTCAAGAAGCTGGAGACGGGAATCGCCGATGTCGCCTGA
- a CDS encoding GNAT family N-acetyltransferase: MAELIVREWRDEDEPRLLALLTEALAGGPTGERTARFLRWKHRENPFGRSPGLVAETPDGRLAGVRLFMRWEFTDGPRTVRAVRAVDTATAAEFRGRGVFRRLTGELLERLAGDTELVFNTPNGNSLPGYLAMGWRPVGRLPVLVRPVRPGAFLRRAGSALAARRAPGWRGSTPGGAPGPVPPYPTAAPAARSPRPGPAGAALACAPPTASEVLDELEATDRAGWHGLLAERADAERAAPGVLRTPRTAGYLRWRYGDAPGLDYRALTARRGGRLVGVAFGRPRTRGGLAEFTLSEVLVRPGDRQAAAGLLRAAARVGCDHVATVAAPGGEVAAVATRCGYLAAPGTGLLLTARRLGAPAASAPGVPPRPASWGLALGDLEVF, from the coding sequence GTGGCGGAGCTGATCGTGCGTGAGTGGCGTGACGAGGACGAGCCGCGGCTGCTGGCGCTGCTCACCGAGGCCCTGGCCGGCGGGCCCACCGGGGAGCGCACGGCGCGGTTCCTGCGCTGGAAGCACCGGGAGAATCCGTTCGGCCGCAGCCCGGGGCTGGTGGCGGAGACGCCCGACGGCCGGCTGGCGGGGGTGCGGCTGTTCATGCGGTGGGAGTTCACCGACGGGCCGCGCACCGTGCGGGCGGTGCGGGCGGTGGACACCGCCACCGCCGCGGAGTTCCGGGGACGCGGCGTCTTCCGGCGGCTGACCGGCGAGCTGCTGGAGCGGCTCGCCGGCGACACCGAGCTGGTGTTCAACACGCCGAACGGCAACAGCCTGCCCGGCTACCTCGCCATGGGCTGGCGGCCGGTGGGTCGCCTGCCGGTGCTGGTGCGGCCGGTGCGCCCGGGTGCGTTCCTGCGCCGGGCGGGCTCGGCGCTGGCCGCCCGGCGAGCGCCGGGGTGGCGCGGCTCCACCCCGGGCGGCGCCCCGGGGCCGGTGCCGCCCTACCCCACCGCCGCTCCCGCCGCCCGGTCCCCGCGCCCCGGTCCGGCGGGCGCCGCCCTGGCCTGCGCGCCGCCGACCGCGTCCGAGGTGCTCGACGAACTGGAGGCCACCGACCGCGCGGGCTGGCACGGCCTGCTGGCGGAACGGGCCGATGCCGAGCGGGCCGCCCCCGGCGTGCTGCGCACCCCGCGCACCGCCGGCTACCTGCGCTGGCGCTACGGCGACGCGCCGGGCCTGGACTACCGGGCGCTCACCGCGCGGCGCGGCGGGCGGCTGGTGGGGGTGGCCTTCGGCCGGCCCCGGACGCGCGGCGGGCTGGCCGAGTTCACCCTCTCCGAGGTGCTGGTGCGGCCGGGTGACCGGCAGGCGGCGGCGGGCCTGCTGCGGGCGGCCGCCCGGGTCGGCTGCGACCACGTGGCCACGGTCGCCGCGCCGGGCGGCGAGGTCGCGGCGGTGGCGACCCGCTGCGGCTACCTGGCCGCGCCGGGCACCGGCCTGCTGCTGACCGCCCGCCGGCTGGGCGCCCCCGCGGCGTCCGCGCCCGGGGTGCCGCCGCGTCCGGCGTCCTGGGGCCTGGCCCTCGGCGACCTGGAGGTGTTCTGA
- a CDS encoding glycosyltransferase family 4 protein — MTSEQTPPAVLHLVTDPARRGAQTAAADLHRELRRRGHPSTLAALAPAPPAPDGGRTVPEAAVLGPTRRHPATWRALRRLARRADVVVAHGSTTLPACAVALAGTGTPFVYVNIGDPRHWAADPARRLRTGALLRRAGAVVSLAEGARAAVLAHYRLPAGRVVTIPNGRPVAEYRPPDGPPSAPGGERAAARRALRLPADAPLAAVVAALSPEKRIDLALRAAAAVDGLHVAVAGAGPGAAALARLADDLAPGRVHLLGQLADPRPLYRAADVLLLTSASEGVPGVLVEAALCGVPAVATDVGWVREAVPPDGGVVVPGPVPARPGPGDAAVVRAAADGLRDLLPRAADAGRAARGHALERFDLARTATAWQRLLRDVAAR, encoded by the coding sequence GTGACGTCCGAGCAGACACCCCCCGCCGTCCTGCACCTGGTCACCGACCCGGCCCGGCGCGGCGCGCAGACCGCCGCCGCCGACCTGCACCGGGAGCTGCGCCGTCGCGGCCACCCGTCGACCCTGGCCGCGCTCGCCCCGGCCCCACCGGCCCCCGACGGCGGGCGGACCGTACCGGAGGCCGCCGTGCTCGGCCCCACCCGTCGCCACCCCGCCACCTGGCGCGCCCTGCGCCGGCTGGCCCGCCGGGCGGACGTCGTCGTGGCGCACGGCTCCACCACCCTGCCCGCCTGCGCCGTCGCCCTCGCCGGAACCGGAACCCCCTTCGTCTACGTCAACATCGGCGACCCGAGGCACTGGGCCGCCGACCCGGCCCGCCGGCTGCGCACCGGCGCGCTGCTGCGCCGGGCCGGCGCCGTCGTCTCGCTGGCGGAGGGGGCGCGCGCCGCCGTCCTCGCGCACTACCGGCTGCCGGCCGGACGGGTCGTCACCATCCCCAACGGGCGCCCGGTGGCGGAGTACCGGCCGCCGGACGGCCCGCCGTCCGCCCCGGGCGGCGAGCGCGCCGCGGCGCGACGGGCCCTCCGGCTGCCGGCCGACGCCCCACTGGCCGCCGTGGTCGCGGCGCTCAGCCCGGAGAAGCGGATCGACCTCGCGCTGCGCGCCGCCGCCGCCGTCGACGGCCTCCACGTGGCGGTCGCCGGCGCCGGGCCGGGGGCGGCGGCCCTCGCCCGGCTGGCCGACGACCTCGCTCCGGGCCGCGTCCACCTGCTCGGCCAGCTGGCCGACCCCCGGCCCCTCTACCGCGCCGCCGACGTGCTGCTGCTGACCAGCGCCAGCGAGGGCGTGCCCGGCGTGCTGGTGGAGGCGGCGCTGTGCGGCGTGCCGGCGGTCGCCACCGACGTCGGCTGGGTCCGCGAGGCCGTGCCGCCGGACGGCGGCGTCGTGGTCCCCGGCCCGGTGCCGGCCCGCCCCGGACCCGGGGACGCCGCCGTGGTGCGGGCCGCCGCCGACGGGCTGCGCGACCTGCTGCCCAGGGCCGCGGACGCCGGACGCGCCGCGCGCGGACACGCCCTGGAACGCTTCGACCTCGCCCGCACCGCCACGGCCTGGCAGCGGCTGCTGCGCGACGTCGCCGCCCGCTGA
- a CDS encoding glycosyltransferase translates to MTRPTAGPPTGPPAANAAVAAGAGGAAEAGAARPVRVLWLAKGLGRGGAERLLVNCARHVDTARWQIEVAYLLPHKDALVAELAAVGVPVHRLGRTGRWGLPDLGWPWRLRRLVRERGYRIVHTHMPVPAVAARLFAGRGDDGRLGVVHTEHNVWERYRLATRLANAVTYRRNDAVIAVSRAVAATVPDPLLRPAPPGWRAAPGGSARAETAGTERARAETAGGESWGDLAAGSVVAEGTARFDRRRLTVIHHGPDRRAVAAGPAARARGRRLLGLPEDVPVVGTVGNLTPKKDQATLVRAHALLRREHPRALLVLVGSGPLERELRRLAERLEVAGSVVFAGSRADVPLLLPAFDAFALSSRQEGLPVALMEAMTAGVPPVVTRVGGVPEVVRDGVEGLLVPAGSPSRLAAALDRVLGDAGRRAALSEAARARSASFDVALAQRRVESVYERVLASPR, encoded by the coding sequence GTGACGCGGCCGACGGCCGGCCCCCCGACCGGCCCCCCGGCCGCGAACGCGGCGGTCGCGGCGGGCGCGGGCGGCGCGGCGGAGGCCGGGGCGGCCCGGCCGGTGCGGGTGCTCTGGCTGGCCAAGGGGCTGGGGCGGGGCGGCGCGGAACGCCTGCTGGTGAACTGCGCACGCCACGTGGACACCGCGCGCTGGCAGATCGAGGTGGCCTACCTGCTGCCGCACAAGGACGCGCTGGTGGCGGAGTTGGCGGCGGTGGGGGTGCCGGTGCACCGGCTGGGCCGGACCGGCCGGTGGGGGCTGCCGGACCTCGGCTGGCCGTGGCGGCTGCGCCGGCTGGTGCGGGAGCGCGGCTACCGGATCGTGCACACCCACATGCCGGTGCCGGCGGTGGCGGCCCGGCTGTTCGCCGGGCGCGGCGACGACGGCCGGCTGGGCGTGGTGCACACCGAGCACAACGTCTGGGAGCGCTACCGGCTCGCGACCCGCCTGGCGAACGCCGTCACCTACCGGCGCAACGACGCGGTGATCGCGGTCTCCCGGGCGGTGGCCGCCACGGTGCCGGACCCGCTGCTGCGCCCGGCCCCGCCCGGCTGGCGGGCGGCCCCGGGCGGCTCGGCGCGCGCGGAGACGGCGGGCACGGAGAGGGCCCGCGCGGAGACGGCGGGCGGCGAGTCGTGGGGCGACCTCGCGGCCGGCTCGGTGGTGGCGGAGGGGACGGCCCGGTTCGACCGGCGGCGGCTCACCGTGATCCACCACGGTCCGGACCGGCGCGCCGTCGCCGCCGGGCCCGCCGCCCGGGCCCGGGGCCGGCGGCTGCTGGGCCTGCCGGAGGACGTCCCCGTGGTGGGCACGGTCGGCAACCTGACGCCGAAGAAGGACCAGGCGACGCTGGTGCGCGCGCACGCGCTGCTCCGCCGGGAGCATCCGCGGGCGCTGCTGGTGCTGGTCGGCTCGGGGCCGTTGGAGCGTGAGCTGCGGCGGTTGGCCGAGCGGCTGGAGGTGGCCGGTTCGGTGGTGTTCGCCGGCTCCCGGGCCGACGTGCCGCTGCTGCTCCCGGCCTTCGACGCGTTCGCGCTGAGCTCCCGCCAGGAGGGGCTGCCGGTGGCGCTGATGGAGGCGATGACGGCGGGCGTACCGCCGGTGGTGACCCGGGTGGGCGGGGTGCCGGAGGTGGTCCGGGACGGCGTCGAGGGGCTGCTGGTGCCGGCGGGCTCGCCGTCCCGGCTGGCCGCCGCGCTGGACCGGGTGCTGGGCGACGCGGGCCGGCGGGCCGCGCTGAGCGAGGCGGCGCGGGCCCGTTCCGCCTCCTTCGACGTGGCGCTGGCCCAGCGGCGGGTGGAGTCGGTCTACGAGCGGGTGCTGGCGTCGCCGCGGTGA
- a CDS encoding glycosyltransferase family 4 protein, with protein MHVVYVIDSVARGGGAEQALVEMAPLLVEGGVRLDVVHLRDVPGFQPQLRAAGARVFGLPATARAGRVARLRGLLRELRPDLVHTTLFEADVAGRTAAALAGVPVVSSLVNSAYGPEHRSAPGLRPWRVRAAQALDAATARRVVRFHALTRHVAVSMAARLRLDPARIEVVPRGRAPERLGDALADDPAARSRRARVRAGLGLPGDVPVVLAAARHQHQKGLDVLLRAWGVVVARRPDAVLLVAGPAGAQTPLLRRLAAALPDGTVRLLGAREDVPELMGAAEAFVAPSRWEGLGSAAMEALGVGVPLVVSDVPALRETVGSERHALLVPPESSWRLAEALLASLEDRSAALRRARAGREHFLAHFTLERVTRRMVELYARALAEAGGPGGRSGGGRLGPYPGGGWGRPGAESTGVSPPWGRAGLDRWVASRRPAGQAFDRVRIPSPR; from the coding sequence ATGCACGTGGTCTATGTGATCGACAGTGTGGCGCGCGGGGGCGGCGCGGAGCAGGCGCTGGTGGAGATGGCACCGCTGCTGGTGGAGGGCGGGGTCCGGCTGGACGTGGTGCACCTGCGGGACGTTCCGGGGTTCCAGCCGCAGCTGCGGGCGGCCGGGGCACGGGTGTTCGGGCTGCCCGCGACGGCTCGGGCCGGCCGGGTGGCGCGGCTGCGCGGGCTGCTCCGGGAGCTGCGCCCGGACCTGGTGCACACCACGCTGTTCGAGGCGGACGTGGCCGGGCGGACGGCGGCCGCCCTGGCCGGCGTGCCGGTGGTGTCCTCCCTGGTGAACTCGGCCTACGGGCCGGAGCACCGCTCGGCGCCCGGGCTGCGGCCGTGGCGGGTGCGGGCGGCGCAGGCGTTGGACGCGGCCACGGCGCGGCGGGTGGTGCGCTTCCACGCGCTGACCCGGCACGTGGCGGTCTCGATGGCGGCCCGGCTGCGGCTGGATCCGGCCCGGATCGAGGTGGTGCCGCGTGGTCGCGCGCCGGAGCGGCTGGGCGACGCGCTGGCCGACGACCCGGCGGCGCGGAGCCGTCGGGCCAGGGTGCGGGCCGGGCTGGGGCTGCCGGGGGACGTTCCGGTGGTGCTGGCCGCCGCCCGGCACCAGCACCAGAAGGGGCTGGACGTGCTGCTGCGCGCCTGGGGGGTGGTGGTGGCCCGGCGGCCGGACGCGGTGCTGCTGGTGGCGGGGCCGGCGGGGGCGCAGACGCCGCTGCTGCGGCGGTTGGCGGCGGCGCTGCCGGACGGCACGGTGCGGCTGCTGGGCGCGCGCGAGGACGTGCCGGAGCTGATGGGGGCGGCGGAGGCGTTCGTGGCGCCGTCCCGGTGGGAGGGGCTGGGCAGCGCGGCGATGGAGGCGCTGGGGGTGGGGGTGCCGCTGGTGGTCTCGGACGTGCCGGCGTTGCGGGAGACGGTGGGTTCCGAGCGGCACGCGCTGCTGGTGCCGCCGGAGTCGTCGTGGCGGTTGGCCGAGGCGCTGCTGGCGTCGTTGGAGGACCGGTCGGCGGCGCTGCGGCGGGCGCGCGCGGGGCGGGAGCACTTCCTCGCCCACTTCACCCTGGAGCGGGTGACCCGGCGCATGGTGGAGCTCTACGCGAGGGCGCTGGCCGAGGCCGGCGGGCCGGGGGGTCGGTCCGGGGGTGGCCGGCTGGGCCCGTACCCCGGAGGCGGGTGGGGGCGCCCGGGGGCGGAGTCCACGGGGGTGTCCCCGCCGTGGGGGCGGGCGGGGCTGGACCGGTGGGTCGCGAGCCGGCGGCCGGCGGGACAGGCGTTCGACCGTGTCCGGATTCCGTCACCCCGGTGA
- a CDS encoding saccharopine dehydrogenase family protein, producing MTIAVYGATGYTAKLAVAELARQGIETVLVGRDAERLAVAAREAGAEGAEIRRAGLDDPAVLADAFRGCSVVISCVAPFRRWGEPVLRAALAAGAHYVDVSGEQTYIARLFDAYADEAERAGVAVVPGMNDGGLPGSLIAQLTADRIGPVEEIVVGHRVAEDGGLTRGSARTFLDNRELFQGGGLAYEDGRWLPAGPLPPASMTFPGESEPTEMVRGPLAEVVTVPRHVPLRRLTGLAEAGLMALFNAVTPEILQTIPEAGPTPEERRIGGFTVLAEALGVDGRRARGAVHGPNTYATTALVAAEGARRLAAEGAPAGVLAPAQAFDPAGFLDSLAPHGLRWSVEELAR from the coding sequence ATGACGATCGCCGTCTACGGCGCCACCGGCTACACGGCGAAGCTGGCCGTGGCCGAGTTGGCACGCCAGGGCATCGAGACGGTGCTGGTGGGCCGGGACGCGGAGCGGTTGGCCGTCGCGGCCCGGGAGGCCGGCGCCGAAGGCGCCGAGATCCGGCGGGCCGGACTGGACGACCCGGCCGTGCTCGCCGACGCCTTCCGCGGCTGCTCCGTGGTGATCAGCTGCGTCGCCCCGTTCCGCCGCTGGGGGGAGCCGGTCCTGCGCGCCGCGCTCGCCGCCGGCGCGCACTACGTCGACGTCAGCGGCGAGCAGACCTACATCGCCCGGCTCTTCGACGCCTACGCGGACGAGGCCGAGCGCGCCGGGGTGGCCGTCGTCCCGGGGATGAACGACGGCGGCCTGCCGGGCAGCCTGATCGCCCAGCTCACCGCCGACCGGATCGGCCCGGTCGAGGAGATCGTGGTCGGCCACCGGGTCGCCGAGGACGGCGGCCTGACCCGGGGCAGCGCGCGCACCTTCCTGGACAACCGGGAGCTGTTCCAGGGCGGCGGCCTCGCCTACGAGGACGGACGCTGGCTCCCCGCCGGGCCCCTGCCGCCCGCCTCGATGACCTTCCCGGGCGAGAGCGAGCCGACCGAGATGGTGCGCGGGCCGCTCGCGGAGGTGGTGACGGTGCCCCGGCACGTGCCGCTGCGCCGCCTGACCGGCCTGGCGGAGGCGGGGCTGATGGCCCTGTTCAACGCCGTCACCCCGGAGATCCTGCAGACCATTCCGGAGGCCGGGCCCACGCCCGAGGAGCGCCGGATCGGCGGCTTCACCGTCCTCGCCGAGGCGCTCGGCGTCGACGGACGGCGGGCCCGGGGTGCGGTGCACGGCCCCAACACCTACGCGACGACCGCCCTGGTCGCCGCGGAGGGCGCCCGGCGGCTGGCGGCCGAGGGGGCCCCGGCCGGCGTGCTGGCCCCCGCCCAGGCCTTCGATCCGGCCGGGTTCCTGGACTCCCTCGCTCCGCACGGCCTCCGGTGGAGCGTCGAGGAGCTCGCCCGGTAG